The nucleotide sequence AAAGTTGTTTCCATGATAAATGATTTACCTTGTCATCAAACCATCGTCCTCGTCTTAACCACGCAGTGACCAAAGCAAGTAAAATTCTTGGTGGAGTTAAGTAATTAATCGCTTTTCCACTTCCTTTTACAACCCTCATGCGTGGAACCAGTGTTCTAGCAACCGTCTCAGGTAGCTCACAGATTATGTTAAACATTTGCTTGTTCTGAATCGTCGATCCACTGCTCAAAAGGTATACAAAATGAAACTTTTTAGTAAAACCTTTTCGTATCAAAACAATAAATATCATCGATTGTATGTTGCTTAAATTTTGTACCTTAAGAGTAAATCTGTGAGAACCATGCCTGGAGAGGCAGTATGAACTCCAACTCTAGACTTTTTGCACTCTTTCAATAATGACGATTGAAGTTGTCTAAGACCACATTTGGTTGACCCATAACTGGAATAGCAGAAAAAATTCATACAAAACAACTGTCGTTACAAAAAGGTACGAACTTTTTATGATAAGTGTTCCTTACTAGAGAAATAACTTACACGGCTGTCAAGGGTGTGCTTGATCCACCAGAACCAGCACCATCCATGTTAAAAATATGACCCACTTTATGCTGGTTACTCATTACATGCATCGCTTCACGAGTGCAAAGTATTGACCCAACCAAGTTTGTCGACACAATCTATTCAAGTCACAAAAAGGAAAGAAACGCTGTATGAGCGGTAAGTTTGCAAAACACCTAATGCCCAACAAAACTATACCAGGCaaacgggtcgggttgggtcaaggATTAAATGGGTCTGAGTCAAAACGGGTCATGGGTCGAAACGAGTCAGCATCGGATCAAGATAATAAAATTTCACAACATATGTAAGTGAATCAAGATATTAAAAATGGTTTACAACATTGGAACTACTACAAAAAGGTTAACATgggataattattattttaatttatttacaCTACAAAATCAAACTATACAAACTAATCAAATAGGTAAACACGTACTTGTTGTATATCTTTATCAGTAAACTCCAACAATGGTCTGAAACCTTTGTTAGTCCCAGCATTGTTTATCTGAAAAATGGTAATTAGAATTTAAGAAAGTTATGTAGGTTCAAACCTCATTATTCATGAAGCTGTTAagataaaataaattatatattgcTCACCCAGATGTCTATGGACCCGAGTTCGTTAACAGCAAAATTGGCCAAATTTCGAACATCATCAGGATCACAAACGTCACATGAAGTGCCAACCACTTTTGCCTTTTCTAGTTTTTTCTTAGATGAGCTTTCTGCACTTGCTATACCTTCTTGTAAGTTATCTTCAAGTTCTTTAATAGTCACATTAACCGAATCTTCACTAAGAAAAAATAAAAGGGAAAAACAAGTATCGTTTATTGTATGTAGGAAATAAAAAATAGAGATTTTGGGTATAAGTAACATCATTGATAATGGGGTAAAAAGATCTAATAATTTAGGGAAAAAACCTTCTTGACGCAATAACCACACGATCCCCTGAGAGTAGGAATTCACGAGCAAGCGCTTTTCCAAGA is from Rutidosis leptorrhynchoides isolate AG116_Rl617_1_P2 chromosome 10, CSIRO_AGI_Rlap_v1, whole genome shotgun sequence and encodes:
- the LOC139871741 gene encoding probable chlorophyll(ide) b reductase NYC1, chloroplastic; translation: MAAVAKFHMIPANFHHKTTQPQLGFCRGSVLWDPMPPFSSRKVCLQPCRSFITEEGKEKGSRKKVGTLKKTISKNLLAVVKSLIISKDSLEKLEENLSKIALRIGRYIVTMMSTGVILLIGFSISGGDGQMNYLIWYSWLGGIIIGTLIGSNMVLDEVSRSGPRNVVITGSTRGLGKALAREFLLSGDRVVIASRSEDSVNVTIKELEDNLQEGIASAESSSKKKLEKAKVVGTSCDVCDPDDVRNLANFAVNELGSIDIWINNAGTNKGFRPLLEFTDKDIQQIVSTNLVGSILCTREAMHVMSNQHKVGHIFNMDGAGSGGSSTPLTAVYGSTKCGLRQLQSSLLKECKKSRVGVHTASPGMVLTDLLLSGSTIQNKQMFNIICELPETVARTLVPRMRVVKGSGKAINYLTPPRILLALVTAWLRRGRWFDDKGRALYAAEADRLRNWAESRTRFSFTDAMEMYTENTWVSVFSLSVVCAFIILSTTTGNASPGT